In Ciconia boyciana chromosome 3, ASM3463844v1, whole genome shotgun sequence, a genomic segment contains:
- the GJE1 gene encoding LOW QUALITY PROTEIN: putative gap junction epsilon-1 protein (The sequence of the model RefSeq protein was modified relative to this genomic sequence to represent the inferred CDS: substituted 1 base at 1 genomic stop codon), with amino-acid sequence CDLQLRAPTVIGQFHALSFGSVCMLFLGVLGFAVYGNEALHFSCDPDKRQVNLFCHNQFRPITPQVLWALQLVIVLVPGAFFHLYAACKSIEQEDILQKXLYAGFHTFSVSLRIILEAVAFSLQIQLFGFKVNAIYMCDVGALEKKFNITQCMVPEHFEKTIFLIAMYTFTVITVVLCVAEIFEISCRRLGFLKTQ; translated from the exons TGTGATTTGCAGCTCAGGGCACCAACAGTAATTGGCCAATTCCATGCTCTTTCCTTTGGCTCCGTTTGTATGCTTTTCCTTGGTGTTTTGGGCTTTGCTGTTTATGGAAATGAGGCCTTGCATTTCAGCTGTGACCCAGACAAGAGACAGGTTAATCTTTTCTGTCACAACCAGTTCAGGCCTATAACTCCTCAG GTACTCTGGGCATTACAGTTGGTGATTGTACTGGTACCCGGAGCCTTTTTTCACCTTTATGCTGCGTGTAAGAGCATCGAACAGGAAGATATCCTCCAAAAGTAACTCTATGCTGGTTTTCATACCTTCTCTGTTTCCTTAAGGATTATCCTTGAAGCTGTGGCTTTTTCGCTTCAGATTCAGCTCTTTGGTTTCAAAGTGAACGCAATCTACATGTGTGATGTGGGAGCacttgaaaaaaagtttaacattACCCAGTGCATGGTGCCAGAGCACTTtgaaaagacaatttttcttATTGCAATGTACACGTTTACTGTGATTACAGTGGTCTTGTGTGTTGCCGAAATTTTTGAGATCTCATGTAGAAGGCTAGGTTTCTTAAAAACTCAGTGA